From Xiphophorus hellerii strain 12219 chromosome 6, Xiphophorus_hellerii-4.1, whole genome shotgun sequence, the proteins below share one genomic window:
- the lpin2 gene encoding phosphatidate phosphatase LPIN2 isoform X3 — MNYVGQLAGQVLVTVKELYKGINQATLSGCIDVVVVRQRDGTYQCSPFHVRFGKLGVLRSKEKVIDIEVNGDPVDLHMKLGDNGEAFFVQEAEEENQIIPAHLATSPIPTESRLFWISEVENRAPKDLNDDDPLDPEDPPEPPAPSATATKKKKRRRKKHKGDPRREELTPPVSSGNSVAATTTSVSGTGQNEEIFEMDLSSDEESAPHVSRSPSTSTIRDIDPKLPTVRHNLEGYPLSDSEWPSGDSHSLSQAFSPKSDSELVMKSSESLLRAESHMQWTWGEFPETTRVTRKEKPEPLKTVTITPSESTHFRVILSSEAMANETETEKEDGGPSVCTIVKPEPRTPVTTVTPDSLSSISTVMSVSPLTPTEPPDVLPSNVTTSTPSNSQHTDSPSKKKGVPKRSQHQGPEDIYLDDLNVLEPDVAARYFPKSESEATAKHWIDSEMHSGSQSPQSVGSAAADSGTECLSDSASDLPDVTLSLCGGLTENAEISKEKFVEHIITYHEFAENPAIIDNPNLVVKIGNRYYNWTLAAPLILSLQAFQKNLPKATEEAWMKEKMPKKSGRWWFWRKRADSSVKQSETKLETKEESQLEEGEPSISHEKLSLPPKAGDTSSDEESKEVSAASCQERLQPADGHHPTPHTYRKSLRLSSDQIASLKLKEGPNDVTFSITTQYQGTCRCEGTIYLWNWDDKVIISDIDGTITKSDVFGQILPQLGKDWTHQGIAKLYHSVAENGYKFLYCSARAIGMADMTRGYLQWVNDGGIILPRGPLMLSPSSLFSAFHREVIEKKPEIFKIECLTDIKNLFQNNKQPFYAAFGNRANDVFAYKEVGVPLCRIFTVNPKGELIQEQTKGNKSSYSRLSELVEHVFPLLSKEQNEAFVMPEFSSFCYWRQPLPEINLDEPL, encoded by the exons ATGAACTACGTGGGACAATTGGCTGGTCAAGTTCTTGTAACAGTCAAAGAACTGTATAAAGGCATCAATCAGGCCACTCTGTCGGGCTGTATTGATGTTGTTGTTGTCCGCCAGAGAGATGGGACCTACCAGTGTTCCCCGTTCCACGTGCGCTTCGGCAAACTGGGTGTCCTGCGCTCTAAAGAAAAAGTA attGATATTGAAGTAAATGGTGATCCTGTAGACCTGCATATGAAACTCGGTGACAACGGAGAGGCTTTTTTTGTCCAGGAAGCCGAAGAGGAAAAT CAGATTATTCCTGCCCACTTGGCCACATCCCCAATACCCACTGAGAGTCGCCTGTTCTGGATCTCGGAGGTAGAGAACCGGGCACCTAAAGATCTAAATGATGATGATCCTCTCGACCCAGAAGACCCACCTGAGCCCCCTGCTCCCAGTGCCACtgccacaaaaaagaaaaaaagacgaaGAAAGAAGCACAAAGGAGACCCTCGCAGAGAAGAGCTGACCCCACCGGTGTCTTCTGGTAATTCTGTCGCTGCTACAACCACTTCTGTGTCGGGCACTGGACAAAACGAAGAGATTTTTGAGATGGATCTCAGCTCTGATGAAGAATCTGCACCACATGTATCAAG GTCACCTTCAACTTCAACAATCCGTGACATTGACCCCAAACTGCCTACAGTCAGACATAATCTGGAAGGTTACCCCCTGTCTGACAGTGAATGGCCATCAGGTGATAG TCACAGCTTGTCTCAGGCCTTTTCCCCAAAGAGTGACTCTGAACTGGTGATGAAGTCTTCAGAGAGTTTGCTGAGGGCTGAGTCCCATATGCAGTGGACCTGGGGGGAGTTTCCAGAAACAACTAGG GTCacaaggaaagaaaaacctGAACCACTAAAGACAGTGACCATCACCCCATCAGAAAGCACCCACTTCCGCGTCATCCTCAGCTCAGAGGCTATGGCGAATGAAACAGAGACTGAAAAGGAAGATGGAGGCCCCTCAGTGTGTACCATAGTCAAGCCTGAGCCACGTACCCCTGTCACCACTGTAACACCTGATAGTCTATCAAGCATCAGCACCGTAATGTCTGTGAGTCCTTTAACTCCAACAGAACCTCCTGATGTCCTTCCATCCAACGTGACCACCTCCACCCCTTCAAACAGCCAGCATACCGATTCACCCTCCAAGAAGAAAG GAGTCCCAAAGAGGAGTCAGCATCAGGGTCCAGAGGACATCTACCTAGATGACCTAAATGTTCTTGAACCTGATGTGGCTGCAAGATATTTTCCCAAGAG TGAATCTGAGGCAACAGCAAAGCACTGGATCGACTCAGAGATGCATTCTGGTTCCCAGTCTCCACAGTCCGTGGGTAGTGCAGCTGCTGACAGCGGGACAGAATGTCTTTCTGACTCGGCCAGTGACCTCCCTGATGTCACTCTTTCTCTATGTGGAGGTCTCacagaaaatgctgaaatatCCAAAG AAAAATTTGTGGAACATATCATCACATATCATGAATTTGCTGAAAATCCAGCCATCATAGACAACCCTAACTTGGTTGTAAAGATAGGAAATAG GTATTATAACTGGACACTAGCTGCACCCTTGATTCTAAGTCTACAGGCATTTCAGAAGAATTTACCAAag GCTACAGAGGAGGCTTGGATGAAGGAGAAAATGCCAAAGAAATCGGGTCGCTGGTGGTTCTGGCGAAAAAGAGCAGATAGTTCAGTCAAACAG tctgAAACAAAGCTTGAAACCAAGGAGGAGTCTCAGTTAGAGGAAGGAGAACCCTCTATTTCTCATGAGAAATTGTCTTTACC GCCAAAAGCAGGAGACACATCAAGTGATGAGGAATCCAAGGAGGTCAGTGCTGCGTCCTGCCAAGAGAGGCTGCAGCCAGCAGATGGACATCATCCCACCCCCCACACTTACAGGAAGTCACTACGTCTTTCCTCAGATCAGATA gctAGTTTGAAACTAAAGGAGGGACCAAATGACGTGACATTTAGCATTACCACTCAGTACCAAGGCACATGCCGTTGTGAGGGGACCATCTACCTGTGGAACTGGGATGACAAAGTCATCATCTCTGACATTGATGGTACCATTACCAA atcAGATGTTTTTGGACAGATTCTCCCACAGTTGGGGAAAGACTGGACCCACCAGGGCATTGCCAAGCTGTACCACTCTGTGGCCGA GAATGGCTACAAATTCTTGTACTGCTCAGCTCGGGCTATCGGCATGGCCGACATGACGAGAGGCTACCTGCAGTGGGTCAATGATGGAGGCATCATCCTGCCACGAGGACCGCTCATGCTGTCTCCTAGCAGCCTCTTCTCTGCATTCCACAG ggaggTCATCGAGAAAAAACCAGAGATCTTCAAGATCGAATGCCTTACAGACATCAAGAACCTGTTTCAGAATAATAAGCAGCCTTTCTATGCTGCCTTTGGGAATCGAGCTAAT GATGTTTTTGCCTATAAAGAGGTTGGCGTCCCGCTGTGTCGGATCTTCACAGTTAACCCCAAAGGGGAGCTGATCCAGGAGCAGACCAAGGGCAACAAGTCATC CTACAGCAGACTTAGTGAGCTGGTGGAGCACGTTTTCCCTCTGCTGAGTAAGGAGCAGAACGAAGCCTTTGTGATGCCTGAATTTAGCTCCTTCTGTTATTGGAGACAGCCGCTACCAGAAATCAACCTCGATGAACCGCTCTAA
- the lpin2 gene encoding phosphatidate phosphatase LPIN2 isoform X2 — protein MKRQRSLASWELLGSNTEDNTDYSEADESSSLRSSWSLTDTMNYVGQLAGQVLVTVKELYKGINQATLSGCIDVVVVRQRDGTYQCSPFHVRFGKLGVLRSKEKVIDIEVNGDPVDLHMKLGDNGEAFFVQEAEEENIIPAHLATSPIPTESRLFWISEVENRAPKDLNDDDPLDPEDPPEPPAPSATATKKKKRRRKKHKGDPRREELTPPVSSGNSVAATTTSVSGTGQNEEIFEMDLSSDEESAPHVSRSPSTSTIRDIDPKLPTVRHNLEGYPLSDSEWPSGDSHSLSQAFSPKSDSELVMKSSESLLRAESHMQWTWGEFPETTRVTRKEKPEPLKTVTITPSESTHFRVILSSEAMANETETEKEDGGPSVCTIVKPEPRTPVTTVTPDSLSSISTVMSVSPLTPTEPPDVLPSNVTTSTPSNSQHTDSPSKKKGVPKRSQHQGPEDIYLDDLNVLEPDVAARYFPKSESEATAKHWIDSEMHSGSQSPQSVGSAAADSGTECLSDSASDLPDVTLSLCGGLTENAEISKEKFVEHIITYHEFAENPAIIDNPNLVVKIGNRYYNWTLAAPLILSLQAFQKNLPKATEEAWMKEKMPKKSGRWWFWRKRADSSVKQSETKLETKEESQLEEGEPSISHEKLSLPPKAGDTSSDEESKEVSAASCQERLQPADGHHPTPHTYRKSLRLSSDQIASLKLKEGPNDVTFSITTQYQGTCRCEGTIYLWNWDDKVIISDIDGTITKSDVFGQILPQLGKDWTHQGIAKLYHSVAENGYKFLYCSARAIGMADMTRGYLQWVNDGGIILPRGPLMLSPSSLFSAFHREVIEKKPEIFKIECLTDIKNLFQNNKQPFYAAFGNRANDVFAYKEVGVPLCRIFTVNPKGELIQEQTKGNKSSYSRLSELVEHVFPLLSKEQNEAFVMPEFSSFCYWRQPLPEINLDEPL, from the exons ATGAAGAGGCAGAGATCCCTGGCAAGCTGGGAACTCCTGGGGAGCAACACAGAGGACAACACAGACTATAGTGAAGCTGATGAGTCGTCCTCTCTGAGGTCATCTTGGTCCCTG ACGGACACCATGAACTACGTGGGACAATTGGCTGGTCAAGTTCTTGTAACAGTCAAAGAACTGTATAAAGGCATCAATCAGGCCACTCTGTCGGGCTGTATTGATGTTGTTGTTGTCCGCCAGAGAGATGGGACCTACCAGTGTTCCCCGTTCCACGTGCGCTTCGGCAAACTGGGTGTCCTGCGCTCTAAAGAAAAAGTA attGATATTGAAGTAAATGGTGATCCTGTAGACCTGCATATGAAACTCGGTGACAACGGAGAGGCTTTTTTTGTCCAGGAAGCCGAAGAGGAAAAT ATTATTCCTGCCCACTTGGCCACATCCCCAATACCCACTGAGAGTCGCCTGTTCTGGATCTCGGAGGTAGAGAACCGGGCACCTAAAGATCTAAATGATGATGATCCTCTCGACCCAGAAGACCCACCTGAGCCCCCTGCTCCCAGTGCCACtgccacaaaaaagaaaaaaagacgaaGAAAGAAGCACAAAGGAGACCCTCGCAGAGAAGAGCTGACCCCACCGGTGTCTTCTGGTAATTCTGTCGCTGCTACAACCACTTCTGTGTCGGGCACTGGACAAAACGAAGAGATTTTTGAGATGGATCTCAGCTCTGATGAAGAATCTGCACCACATGTATCAAG GTCACCTTCAACTTCAACAATCCGTGACATTGACCCCAAACTGCCTACAGTCAGACATAATCTGGAAGGTTACCCCCTGTCTGACAGTGAATGGCCATCAGGTGATAG TCACAGCTTGTCTCAGGCCTTTTCCCCAAAGAGTGACTCTGAACTGGTGATGAAGTCTTCAGAGAGTTTGCTGAGGGCTGAGTCCCATATGCAGTGGACCTGGGGGGAGTTTCCAGAAACAACTAGG GTCacaaggaaagaaaaacctGAACCACTAAAGACAGTGACCATCACCCCATCAGAAAGCACCCACTTCCGCGTCATCCTCAGCTCAGAGGCTATGGCGAATGAAACAGAGACTGAAAAGGAAGATGGAGGCCCCTCAGTGTGTACCATAGTCAAGCCTGAGCCACGTACCCCTGTCACCACTGTAACACCTGATAGTCTATCAAGCATCAGCACCGTAATGTCTGTGAGTCCTTTAACTCCAACAGAACCTCCTGATGTCCTTCCATCCAACGTGACCACCTCCACCCCTTCAAACAGCCAGCATACCGATTCACCCTCCAAGAAGAAAG GAGTCCCAAAGAGGAGTCAGCATCAGGGTCCAGAGGACATCTACCTAGATGACCTAAATGTTCTTGAACCTGATGTGGCTGCAAGATATTTTCCCAAGAG TGAATCTGAGGCAACAGCAAAGCACTGGATCGACTCAGAGATGCATTCTGGTTCCCAGTCTCCACAGTCCGTGGGTAGTGCAGCTGCTGACAGCGGGACAGAATGTCTTTCTGACTCGGCCAGTGACCTCCCTGATGTCACTCTTTCTCTATGTGGAGGTCTCacagaaaatgctgaaatatCCAAAG AAAAATTTGTGGAACATATCATCACATATCATGAATTTGCTGAAAATCCAGCCATCATAGACAACCCTAACTTGGTTGTAAAGATAGGAAATAG GTATTATAACTGGACACTAGCTGCACCCTTGATTCTAAGTCTACAGGCATTTCAGAAGAATTTACCAAag GCTACAGAGGAGGCTTGGATGAAGGAGAAAATGCCAAAGAAATCGGGTCGCTGGTGGTTCTGGCGAAAAAGAGCAGATAGTTCAGTCAAACAG tctgAAACAAAGCTTGAAACCAAGGAGGAGTCTCAGTTAGAGGAAGGAGAACCCTCTATTTCTCATGAGAAATTGTCTTTACC GCCAAAAGCAGGAGACACATCAAGTGATGAGGAATCCAAGGAGGTCAGTGCTGCGTCCTGCCAAGAGAGGCTGCAGCCAGCAGATGGACATCATCCCACCCCCCACACTTACAGGAAGTCACTACGTCTTTCCTCAGATCAGATA gctAGTTTGAAACTAAAGGAGGGACCAAATGACGTGACATTTAGCATTACCACTCAGTACCAAGGCACATGCCGTTGTGAGGGGACCATCTACCTGTGGAACTGGGATGACAAAGTCATCATCTCTGACATTGATGGTACCATTACCAA atcAGATGTTTTTGGACAGATTCTCCCACAGTTGGGGAAAGACTGGACCCACCAGGGCATTGCCAAGCTGTACCACTCTGTGGCCGA GAATGGCTACAAATTCTTGTACTGCTCAGCTCGGGCTATCGGCATGGCCGACATGACGAGAGGCTACCTGCAGTGGGTCAATGATGGAGGCATCATCCTGCCACGAGGACCGCTCATGCTGTCTCCTAGCAGCCTCTTCTCTGCATTCCACAG ggaggTCATCGAGAAAAAACCAGAGATCTTCAAGATCGAATGCCTTACAGACATCAAGAACCTGTTTCAGAATAATAAGCAGCCTTTCTATGCTGCCTTTGGGAATCGAGCTAAT GATGTTTTTGCCTATAAAGAGGTTGGCGTCCCGCTGTGTCGGATCTTCACAGTTAACCCCAAAGGGGAGCTGATCCAGGAGCAGACCAAGGGCAACAAGTCATC CTACAGCAGACTTAGTGAGCTGGTGGAGCACGTTTTCCCTCTGCTGAGTAAGGAGCAGAACGAAGCCTTTGTGATGCCTGAATTTAGCTCCTTCTGTTATTGGAGACAGCCGCTACCAGAAATCAACCTCGATGAACCGCTCTAA
- the lpin2 gene encoding phosphatidate phosphatase LPIN2 isoform X1 has protein sequence MKRQRSLASWELLGSNTEDNTDYSEADESSSLRSSWSLTDTMNYVGQLAGQVLVTVKELYKGINQATLSGCIDVVVVRQRDGTYQCSPFHVRFGKLGVLRSKEKVIDIEVNGDPVDLHMKLGDNGEAFFVQEAEEENQIIPAHLATSPIPTESRLFWISEVENRAPKDLNDDDPLDPEDPPEPPAPSATATKKKKRRRKKHKGDPRREELTPPVSSGNSVAATTTSVSGTGQNEEIFEMDLSSDEESAPHVSRSPSTSTIRDIDPKLPTVRHNLEGYPLSDSEWPSGDSHSLSQAFSPKSDSELVMKSSESLLRAESHMQWTWGEFPETTRVTRKEKPEPLKTVTITPSESTHFRVILSSEAMANETETEKEDGGPSVCTIVKPEPRTPVTTVTPDSLSSISTVMSVSPLTPTEPPDVLPSNVTTSTPSNSQHTDSPSKKKGVPKRSQHQGPEDIYLDDLNVLEPDVAARYFPKSESEATAKHWIDSEMHSGSQSPQSVGSAAADSGTECLSDSASDLPDVTLSLCGGLTENAEISKEKFVEHIITYHEFAENPAIIDNPNLVVKIGNRYYNWTLAAPLILSLQAFQKNLPKATEEAWMKEKMPKKSGRWWFWRKRADSSVKQSETKLETKEESQLEEGEPSISHEKLSLPPKAGDTSSDEESKEVSAASCQERLQPADGHHPTPHTYRKSLRLSSDQIASLKLKEGPNDVTFSITTQYQGTCRCEGTIYLWNWDDKVIISDIDGTITKSDVFGQILPQLGKDWTHQGIAKLYHSVAENGYKFLYCSARAIGMADMTRGYLQWVNDGGIILPRGPLMLSPSSLFSAFHREVIEKKPEIFKIECLTDIKNLFQNNKQPFYAAFGNRANDVFAYKEVGVPLCRIFTVNPKGELIQEQTKGNKSSYSRLSELVEHVFPLLSKEQNEAFVMPEFSSFCYWRQPLPEINLDEPL, from the exons ATGAAGAGGCAGAGATCCCTGGCAAGCTGGGAACTCCTGGGGAGCAACACAGAGGACAACACAGACTATAGTGAAGCTGATGAGTCGTCCTCTCTGAGGTCATCTTGGTCCCTG ACGGACACCATGAACTACGTGGGACAATTGGCTGGTCAAGTTCTTGTAACAGTCAAAGAACTGTATAAAGGCATCAATCAGGCCACTCTGTCGGGCTGTATTGATGTTGTTGTTGTCCGCCAGAGAGATGGGACCTACCAGTGTTCCCCGTTCCACGTGCGCTTCGGCAAACTGGGTGTCCTGCGCTCTAAAGAAAAAGTA attGATATTGAAGTAAATGGTGATCCTGTAGACCTGCATATGAAACTCGGTGACAACGGAGAGGCTTTTTTTGTCCAGGAAGCCGAAGAGGAAAAT CAGATTATTCCTGCCCACTTGGCCACATCCCCAATACCCACTGAGAGTCGCCTGTTCTGGATCTCGGAGGTAGAGAACCGGGCACCTAAAGATCTAAATGATGATGATCCTCTCGACCCAGAAGACCCACCTGAGCCCCCTGCTCCCAGTGCCACtgccacaaaaaagaaaaaaagacgaaGAAAGAAGCACAAAGGAGACCCTCGCAGAGAAGAGCTGACCCCACCGGTGTCTTCTGGTAATTCTGTCGCTGCTACAACCACTTCTGTGTCGGGCACTGGACAAAACGAAGAGATTTTTGAGATGGATCTCAGCTCTGATGAAGAATCTGCACCACATGTATCAAG GTCACCTTCAACTTCAACAATCCGTGACATTGACCCCAAACTGCCTACAGTCAGACATAATCTGGAAGGTTACCCCCTGTCTGACAGTGAATGGCCATCAGGTGATAG TCACAGCTTGTCTCAGGCCTTTTCCCCAAAGAGTGACTCTGAACTGGTGATGAAGTCTTCAGAGAGTTTGCTGAGGGCTGAGTCCCATATGCAGTGGACCTGGGGGGAGTTTCCAGAAACAACTAGG GTCacaaggaaagaaaaacctGAACCACTAAAGACAGTGACCATCACCCCATCAGAAAGCACCCACTTCCGCGTCATCCTCAGCTCAGAGGCTATGGCGAATGAAACAGAGACTGAAAAGGAAGATGGAGGCCCCTCAGTGTGTACCATAGTCAAGCCTGAGCCACGTACCCCTGTCACCACTGTAACACCTGATAGTCTATCAAGCATCAGCACCGTAATGTCTGTGAGTCCTTTAACTCCAACAGAACCTCCTGATGTCCTTCCATCCAACGTGACCACCTCCACCCCTTCAAACAGCCAGCATACCGATTCACCCTCCAAGAAGAAAG GAGTCCCAAAGAGGAGTCAGCATCAGGGTCCAGAGGACATCTACCTAGATGACCTAAATGTTCTTGAACCTGATGTGGCTGCAAGATATTTTCCCAAGAG TGAATCTGAGGCAACAGCAAAGCACTGGATCGACTCAGAGATGCATTCTGGTTCCCAGTCTCCACAGTCCGTGGGTAGTGCAGCTGCTGACAGCGGGACAGAATGTCTTTCTGACTCGGCCAGTGACCTCCCTGATGTCACTCTTTCTCTATGTGGAGGTCTCacagaaaatgctgaaatatCCAAAG AAAAATTTGTGGAACATATCATCACATATCATGAATTTGCTGAAAATCCAGCCATCATAGACAACCCTAACTTGGTTGTAAAGATAGGAAATAG GTATTATAACTGGACACTAGCTGCACCCTTGATTCTAAGTCTACAGGCATTTCAGAAGAATTTACCAAag GCTACAGAGGAGGCTTGGATGAAGGAGAAAATGCCAAAGAAATCGGGTCGCTGGTGGTTCTGGCGAAAAAGAGCAGATAGTTCAGTCAAACAG tctgAAACAAAGCTTGAAACCAAGGAGGAGTCTCAGTTAGAGGAAGGAGAACCCTCTATTTCTCATGAGAAATTGTCTTTACC GCCAAAAGCAGGAGACACATCAAGTGATGAGGAATCCAAGGAGGTCAGTGCTGCGTCCTGCCAAGAGAGGCTGCAGCCAGCAGATGGACATCATCCCACCCCCCACACTTACAGGAAGTCACTACGTCTTTCCTCAGATCAGATA gctAGTTTGAAACTAAAGGAGGGACCAAATGACGTGACATTTAGCATTACCACTCAGTACCAAGGCACATGCCGTTGTGAGGGGACCATCTACCTGTGGAACTGGGATGACAAAGTCATCATCTCTGACATTGATGGTACCATTACCAA atcAGATGTTTTTGGACAGATTCTCCCACAGTTGGGGAAAGACTGGACCCACCAGGGCATTGCCAAGCTGTACCACTCTGTGGCCGA GAATGGCTACAAATTCTTGTACTGCTCAGCTCGGGCTATCGGCATGGCCGACATGACGAGAGGCTACCTGCAGTGGGTCAATGATGGAGGCATCATCCTGCCACGAGGACCGCTCATGCTGTCTCCTAGCAGCCTCTTCTCTGCATTCCACAG ggaggTCATCGAGAAAAAACCAGAGATCTTCAAGATCGAATGCCTTACAGACATCAAGAACCTGTTTCAGAATAATAAGCAGCCTTTCTATGCTGCCTTTGGGAATCGAGCTAAT GATGTTTTTGCCTATAAAGAGGTTGGCGTCCCGCTGTGTCGGATCTTCACAGTTAACCCCAAAGGGGAGCTGATCCAGGAGCAGACCAAGGGCAACAAGTCATC CTACAGCAGACTTAGTGAGCTGGTGGAGCACGTTTTCCCTCTGCTGAGTAAGGAGCAGAACGAAGCCTTTGTGATGCCTGAATTTAGCTCCTTCTGTTATTGGAGACAGCCGCTACCAGAAATCAACCTCGATGAACCGCTCTAA